The Arcanobacterium wilhelmae region ACTAAGCTTTTTCTTCACATATCGTGGGTGGGAGCTAAGGCGAATGCCTTAGCTCCCACCCACGATATTTTGTGGCCGTGCTTTCGTGTCAGCGTCGTTTCTGCAACTGGCCAAGTACCTCTCGGTATTCGCGATCTTCACCCATCATTCGCAGCTCCTCGATCAGCATCGCCTGCGAGCTTCGAAGTGGCATCGTCACCTCGAGGTCCTTACGATTCGGGCGCCGGATCACCGCATGCTCGCTCCCTGCTGGACGTTCAATAGCGAGCTCACCGTCCGCGCGAACAAGAGTCACTGAATCAATTCCCGCGCTTTCGGAATGAACCAACTCCAGCTCGACGCCAAGGCGTAACTCAAGCCATGCGCCCAGAAGGTGGGCGCCACCACGGTTCAGATTGCCAACAATCCTCGCATGTGTCATCTGCTCATGCGGGGGCTCGTCAAGAAGCGACGCCAAATGCCCCCGCCAGATCGTCAACCCTGCCCAGGTGAGATCAGTATCGCCAGGGGAGTAGTGTTCAGCAAGCGTACCGAGGGCTTTGCGAGGGTTTGCGGTCGAATTCGCGTGCGTGATGCGGCGTTGTGCAACCTGGCCAATGCTGGTTTGGGAGGGCGAGGCCGGCGCATCCTGCGGCCACCACGCAATCAACGGGGTATCTGGGAGAACGAGCGGCATCACGAGGCTACCAAGATCGGTTCCTGCGCCACCACTCGGGCGGAGAATGACGATCTCTGCAAGGCCAGCTGTATCTCCGAGAATCATCTGCGCATCTAGGTTCGGCTGAGTGGCTGCTACCCCTGCGGCGACGTCTGGGTCTTCCAGGACGACGATGATACGTGCAGGGTGAGCTCGAGAGACCTCGAGCACGGCATTGATCACTTCCGCGACCGACTCTTCAGACGGGCTGACCGCGACCAACGTAACCACGCGCGTGAGTGACGAGGATCCATCAGTCGTGCGCTGCCCCTCAAGCCACCTGCTCACATAGGCGGAGGTGGTTCCTTTCAGTTCATACATCTTTTCTCCTTACGGGCGGCGCCACACGCGTCCGTCGAGTGCCAACATGTCGTGTGCTTCTTGGGGGCCCCACGAGCCAGGAGCGTATTGGGGGATCTCACGATCGGTGTGCTCCCAATAATTTGTCGCCTGATCCACCAGCGCCCAAGAAAGCTCGAGCTCGGTCTGCTGAGGGAAAAGTGGTTCCTCTCCCATGAGTACATCCAGGATCAACCGTTCATAGGCTTCGGGCGTATATTCCGTAAACGCGTGGCCGTAACCAAAATCCATCGTGACGTCACGCAACATTGTCTGTGTGCCCGGCACCTTCGATCCGAACTTGAAGGTCACACCTTCCTCCGGCTGGATTCGAATCACAAGCGTGTTCGCATTGACGTTTGCCATCGCCTCGTTCGAGAAGAACTGGAACGGGGGAGTACGGAACGTGAGGGCGATCTCCGTCACGCGCCGCCCGAGCCGCTTACCAGCGCGCAAATAGAACGGGACTCCAGCCCAACGGCGGTTGTTGATCCCCAGTCGGAAAGCTGCAAACGTATCCGTTCGCGAATCGTCGGCGATGCCCTCTTCGCCCCTGAAGGACGTGACATAATCGCCTCCCTGCCAGCCGGCGTCGTATTGGGCAAAAACGGAAGATTCCTCGACGGAGCCGATGAAGTGCGTTGCCGACAGCACCTTCTCCTTCTCCATGCGCAGCGCTTGTGGCGTGAACGCCGTCGGCTCTTCCATTGCAGTCAGTGCGAGAAGCTGGAGCAAGTGGTTCTGGATCACGTCGCGAGCCGCGCCGACGCCGTCGTAGTATCCGCCTCGGCCGGCGACGCCGATATCTTCAGCCATCGTAATCTCGACATGATCGATGTGGGCGTTATTCCACAGCGGTTCGTACAGCTCGTTGGCAAAACGCAACGCAAGGATGTTCTGCACGGTCTCCTTGCCCAAGTAGTGGTCGATTCGGAAGATCTCTGAAGGCTCGAAGACATCGAGCACGACGTCGTTGAGTTCCTTAGACGAGGCGAGATCGTGCCCAAACGGCTTCTCGATCATGACGCGGCGCCACCCCGAATCCTCGTGGCGGTCAAGGCCAGCAGCCTTCAGTTCCTTCAGGACGTGGGGGAAAAGCTTTGGAGGAATCGCCAAATAGAACGCGTAGTTACCTCCGGTGCCACGCTCCGTTTCCGCGCGAGCAAGCTCCTCGCTCAGCTTCGCGAAGGTCTCTTCTGACGTGTAATCGCCGATGACTTGTCTGAACCCGCTCATCAACTGCGCGAGAACACGCTCGTCAATTCCGGTATTCGCTCCTGCACGAATCGCTTCCTCAGCCATCTTTGTGAAATCGTCGATCCCCTTCTTCGGACGCGCCACGCCGATCAAGGTGAACGACGGCGGAAGAAGGCCACGATGCGCCAGATCGTAGATCGCGGGAAGAATCTTGCGCTTCGACAAATCTCCCGTGAGCCCGAACAACACCAAACCGGCCGGACCTGCCACTCGTTCCAGCCGGCTATCCCACGGCATGACGAGCGGATTTTCCCAATGACTCATCGAATCTTCCCTTCACTGACCAAAAATTGGCACGCGAACAGAACGCGTGCCGTGTGTTTAGCATTCCACACTTCGCCCCAAAAGCTCGGAGACGAAGTGTGGGGTGAGCAAGCAACCGCTCACCCCACACATTGGTTACTTCGCCGCGGCGATTGATTCCTTTGCGGCCTCAACGACGTGTTCAGCGGTCATGCCGAACTTCTCCATCAGGAGAGCTCCGTCTGCTGAGGCGCCGAAGTTGTCGATGCCCACGCTGCGGCCGGCGTCGCCAACGATGCTTGCCCAGCCGAACGTCACGCCTGCCTCCACCGAAACGCGTGCGCGCACTGACGTCGGAATGACAGACTCGCGGTACGCTGCATCTTGACGGTTAAACCACTCCACCGACGGCATCGACACGACGCGCGCACCGATCCCGTCTTGGGCGAGCTTCGCGCGTGCCTCGAGCGCCAGCTGCACTTCAGAACCCGTTGCGATCAGAACGACGTCGAGCTTGTCTGCATCGGCGAGGACATAGCCTCCCTTGAGCGTGCCTTCAGCCGAGGCGAGGACATCACCGTGCGCCTGGCCCTCACCACGTTCGAAAACGGGAACACCCTGACGGGTGAGGACAAGACCCGCCGGGTTCGACGTGTTCTCAAGGATGCCACGCCATGCCCAAGCGGTTTCGTTTGCGTCCGCTGGACGTACCATGTCCAGCCCAGGAATCGCGCGATACGACCACATGTGCTCCACTGGCTGGTGGGTGGGGCCATCCTCGCCCACGCCCACCGAATCATGTGTCCACACAAAGATCGACGGGATCTTCATAAGAGCCGCCAAGCGAACCGGGGGACGCATGTAATCGGCAAACACGAGGAAGGTACCACCGTAGACACGGGTCAGGCCCTCCAACGTGATGCCGTTGAGGATCGAGCCCATTGCGTGCTCGCGAATACCGAAGTGAAGCGTACGTCCGAACTCATTCCCGGGGAACTTCTTCGAGCTACGCTCGGAAGGGATGAACGACGGTTCGCCGTCCATCGTGGTGTTGTTCGACCCTGCAAGATCCGCTGAGCCGCCCCACAGCTCCGGGAGAACATCCTTCAGAGCATTGAGCACCTTTCCCGATGCCGCGCGGGTCGCGATCTTCTGACCGGGCTCGAACACAGGGAGCGCCTTCTCCCAGCCCTCGGGCAGGGAGCGAGTGAGCAGACGCTGGTACAGCGCAAATTTCTCCGGGTTGGTGTTCTTCCACGCCTCAAACTTCGCGTCCCACACCTCGTGAGCCGCCGCGGCGCGAGCCGCAACCTGGCCGCGAGTGTATTCGAGAAGGCCATCGGGCACCTGGAACGTGAGATCCGGGTTCAGGCCGATCTTCTCCTTCAGCCCGCGGATCTCCTCATCCCCGAGTGCGTTTCCGTGAGCGCCTGCCGAGTTCTGGATGTTCGGGGATGGCCAGGCGATGATGGTCTTGAGCTTGATGATCGAGGGGCGATCAGTGACCTTCTTCGCCTCCTCGATCGCGTCAAAGACGGCCTGCAGGTTCTCGTGGTAGTTGCCGTTGTTGCGGAAATCGACAGTCTGGGTGTGCCAGCCGTAGGCCGCATAACGGGCGAGTGCATCCTCGGTGTAGGCGATCGACGTGTTGTCTTCAATCGTGATGTCGTTCTCGTCATAGAGGACGACGAGGTTGCCGAGCTTCTGAGTTCCGGCGATCGACGACGCCTCGGAAGCCACGCCCTCCTCCAAATCACCTTCACCGGCAATCACGAACGTGTAGTGATCGAACGGAGAATCGCCGAGCGGAGTATTCGGGTCGAGGAGACCGTGAATCCGGCGGGTCGCCATGGCCATACCGACGGCGTTCGAGATTCCCTGACCAAGCGGGCCTGTGGTGGTCTCAACACCGCGCGTGTGGCCGTACTCCGGGTGGCCGGGCGTGAGAGATCCCCACTGGCGCAACCCCTTAAGATCATCGAGCTCAAGCCCGGCACCAGCGAGGAAAAGCTGGTTGTACAGCGTCAGCGAGGAATGACCAGCCGACAACACAAAACGATCGCGTCCCAGCCACTGATCGTCGTTCGGATCGAAGTTCATGACCTTCTGGAACAAGGTGTAAGCGACGCCCGAAAGCGAGATAGCGGTACCAGGGTGTCCGTTCCCGACGTTTTGCACGGCATCGGCAGTGAGGCCGCGCCCAACCTCGACAGCGAGCTGATCGCGCTCGGTCCAGTTGAACTCAGACATATAAACGTTCCTTCTTTCTCCATTCGGAAGACATGTCAAACAAAAGTCTAACCTGTCAAGGGCGCGTTTTAATCCCGCACCCGCATGAGGAAAGATGAAAAAATAATGAAAAATCGAGGAGGGTGTGTGGACCAAGAACTACCAGCGGCGATGGCTCGCCAGATGGAGCAGTACCTGACGCACCTACAGGTGGAGCGTTCGGTGTCGCCCCATACGCTAGCCGCCTATCGTCGCGACCTCGACAAGTACGCCGCACACGTCGCCTCGCGTTCGATTTCAAGCTTCGCCGACGTCGGTGAGGAGGACGCCGCATCGTTCGTGGACTACCTCCGCGCCGAGTTGTCACTGGCTGTGTCGTCGGTTGCACGGATGGTGACTGCGGTGCGCCAGTTTCACACGTTCCTTCTCGATGAGGGGATCGCGGCGACGAATCCCACTGCAGATCTCCACCCGCCGAAGATCGGCTCGCGTCTACCGAAAGCGATCACGGTGGGGGAGATGGCTGTACTGATAGAGGCCGCGTCGGTTGGCGATACCCCAGTTGCCCTCCGCGATCGCACACTTCTCGAAGTCCTGTACGGAACGGGCGCGCGAATCTCCGAGGCTGTTGCACTGACCGCCGACGACATTTCGTTCGAGAGCGCAACGATCCGTCTATTCGGCAAAGGGAGAAAAGAACGTATCCTTCCTCTTGGAAAGTATGCGCTCGACTCGCTGGAGGCGTATCTCGTGCGCGGGCGGCCTGCCCTCGCAACGAAAGGAACGGGATCGACGTCGTTGTTCCTCAACACACGCGGGCGGCCACTGTCGCGCCAAAGCGCATGGGGAATCATCCAACAGGTCGCCGAGCGTGCCGGGGTTGGACACATTTCGCCCCACACGTTCCGCCACTCCTTCGCTACCCACCTGCTCCAAGGCGGCGCGGACGTGCGCGTTGTTCAAGAAATGCTCGGGCATGCCTCAGTCACCACAACTCAGATCTACACCTTGGTTTCGGCCGATACGTTGCGGGAAGTGTATGCGAGTGCTCACCCACGTGCGTGGCACGAATGATTTTCCGGTAGATTTAGTTCTGTGAGTGCAGAACAGATCGAGCTTTTTGATAACGGTGAAAAAGACTTCCCGCTCCCCAGCGAGCTGGAGGCACATGGCCCTGCGCGCATCATCGCGATGTGCAACCAGAAGGGCGGCGTGGGAAAAACGACTACCTCGATTAACCTCGCGGCATCGCTGGCTGGTTATGGCCGCAAGGTACTCATCGTCGATTTCGATCCGCAGGGGGCTGCGTCGGCCGGTCTGGGTATCAATGCCAATGCGCTCGATCGCACGATCTACGATGAGTTATTGTCGCTCAAGCCCGATCCGTACCGAATTATCCAGCACACGTCCGTTGAGAACCTGGATATTTTGCCGGCCAATATTGAGCTCTCCGCAGCCGAGATCCAGCTGATTAACGAGGTGGCTCGCGAACAGGCACTCACGCGCGTTCTCACCCCGTGCCTGAACGACTATGACGTGGTGATTGTCGACTGTCAGCCGTCGCTGGGCTTGCTCACCGTCAACGCTCTCACTGCTGCGCACGGCGTGATCATCCCGCTCGAAGCAGAGTTCTTCGCGATGCGTGGCGTGGCTTTGCTTGTGGAGCAGATCCAGCGCGTCCAGGATCGTCTGAACCCAAAGCTCGAGATCGACGGCGTTTTGCTCACGATGGTCGATACGCGCACCTTGCACGCTCGCGAGGTCATCGCCACAATCGAGGCGCAGTTCAATGAGAAGGTGTTCGATACGAAGATCTCTCGGACCGTGAAGTTCCCCGATGCGACGATCGCTGCCGAACCGATTACCTCCTTCGCCCCCAATCATCCAGGCTCGCTGGCCTACAAGCGCCTGGCACGTGAGCTGATCGCGCGTGGTGCATCTGCCTAATGGAGCAACCGAGCCTTCTGGAGGAGTCTGCTGGCGGCTTCGCCGTCGAACTTGACGCCTTCTCTGGGCCTTTCGAGGTGCTCCTTACCCTGATTGCCCGCAAGCGACTCGATATCACGGAGGTCGCGCTCGGCGCTGTGACCGATGAGTTTTTGGCGTTCGTCGCAGCCCAGGACGAGGCAGATCTCTCTCAAATGTCAGAATTCGTCGTGGTTGCCGCTACTCTTCTCGATCTGAAGGCAGCCCGGTTGCTGCCGAAAGAGGATCGCGACGACGACGACAACTACGAGCTGTTGGAGGCCCGCGATCTCCTGTTTGCGAAGCTTCTTCAGTATCGCGCTTTCAAGGAGGTCGCAGCGGTTTTTGCTGCTCGGCTGGCGTCCCAGTCGCTTGCCTATGCGCGCGATGTTCCCCTCGAGGAGTACTTTCGCAGCCTCCTTCCCGAGGTCCAGTTGCGTGCAACAGCCGCCGACCTTGCACGGATCGTAGCTGGCGCTTTTTCGCGTACCCCGCCTATTGTCCGGCTCGACCACCTCCACGATCCTCTCGTTCCTGTTGAAACCCAGGTCAGCTACATTCGTGACAGGCTGATTGCTGGCGACCGTGTCTCGTTCGCGTCGCTGTGTGCCGATGCTGAGAACATTCCAACGATCGTTTCGCGTTTCATGGCGGTTCTGGAGATGCTGCGCGACGGCGAAGTGCGGGTGGAGCAGGAAGCGGCGCTCGCTGCGCTCATCATTACGCGCGTCGCGCCTGGCAAGTCTAAGCGCGGCGTCGTCGTTTCAAACTCAGGGCCCACCGACGTCGGCGGGGGAGCCGAGGGAAGTTCTGCCGAAACACACCACACGCAACACATGGAAGGAGCAGGCGATGCGTGAATCCGCACAGCGCAAGGGGGCCCTCGAGGCGATCCTCATGGTGGCGAGCGAACCCGTCCCGCTCAAAGCCCTTGCCTTCGCCATCGATACTCCTGAGGGGGAGACGCTCGAATTGCTACGTCAGTTGCAGAACGAGTACGCCTCCGATTCCGATGCGCCTCGTGGCTTCCAGATCCGCGAAGTTGGCGGGGGCTGGCGCTTCTACTCAAACCCGCACTACGCCGACGTCGTCGCGGGATTCGTCACAGCAGGTACGAGTTCTCGCCTCTCGCAGCCAGCCTTGGAAACGTTGGCCGTTATCGCGTATAAGCAGCCTGTCACGCGCGCCCAGATTGCCCAAATACGCGGTGTTGAGGTAGATTCTGTTGTTCGGACTTTGCAAACACGCGGTCTCGTTGAGCAAATCGGAGTGGCCCCAGCCACCGGTGCTGGACTTTACGGGACAAGCGAGCTTTTCCTTGAGAAGATGGGCATGAACAGCCTCGAGGAACTTGCGCCGCTCGCGCCGTATCTGCCGGGCGATGATGAACTTGAAGAAATTGAGAAGGAGCTGCCATGAGACAGCAAGATATGCATAACCCCAATGGCGAGCGCCTACAGAAAATTCTGGCACACGCTGGTGTTGCCTCGCGGCGAGCTGCCGAAGAGCTGATCGCGGAGGGCCGCGTTGAGGTTAATGGTCAGGTGATCCGCCAGCTCGGAATTCGAGTGGATCCCACCCAGGTGTCGATCCATGTCGATGGGATGCCGGTGCAGCTGGATCAGTCGAAGCTCACAGTTGCGGTGTACAAGGAGCCGGGTGTTGTCTCGACTATGCACGACGACCAGGGCCGCCGCACGCTCGCTGAGTACATACAAGATCGTCCCGAACGCCTGTTCCATGTTGGCCGTCTCGATATCGACACCGAGGGTCTGATTCTTCTGACAAACGACGGCGAGCTGGCGCACCGCCTGACCCACCCGAGTTACGAAATCCCGAAGACGTACATTGCACGCGTTGAGGGGACGGTAACCCGCGGTTTGGGCAAGGTCCTTGAGAAGGGCATTACCCTTGAGGACGGACCGATTCACGTCGATAAGTTCGTGCTCCGAGAGGCCCAGCGAAAGAATTCGATCATTGAGGTGACGCTTCACTCGGGCCGCAACCGCATCGTGCGCCGTATGATGGAGGAGGTCGGTCACCCGGTGATGGAGCTTGTCCGTACTCAGTTCGGCAACATCCAGGTGGGCCATTTGAAGCCGGGCCGCTACCGCCAGATTGCGGGAAGCGAGCTCGGAGCACTCATGCATATGGTGGGGATGTAAATGATTATTGCGATTGACGGGCCGTCGGGCTCCGGGAAATCAACGGTTTCGAAGCTCGTGGCACAGCGCAACGGCCTTGCGTACTTGGATACGGGTGCGATGTTTCGCGCAGCAGCGTGGTGGGCGCACCGCGGGGGTATTGATCTCGATGACCAGGCGGCGGTCGAAGAAGCGACCAAGGAAATGCCGTTCACTCCGCCCCTCGATCCGCTCGACCAAACTTTCGTTCTCGACGGAGTCGATATTACGTCCGCGATTCGCGAGCCGTCTCTGTCGCGTGTCGTGTCAAAAGTCGCTGTCAACCTGGGCGTCCGCGCTGAGCTGTTGCGCCGCCAGCGTGAGGTCATCGCCGCCGAGCAGCGCGGAGGTTTCTCGGGAGGCGCGGGAATCGTCGCGGAAGGACGTGACATCACCACCGTCGTCGTGCCGGAGGCAGATGTGCGCGTCTTGCTGACCGCCTCGGAAGAGGCCCGTCTTGCTCGCCGAGCACGCGAGGTCCGTGGCGACGCTTCCGACGCGGCAATCGAAGCCACCCGAGCCGAGATCGTCGACCGCGATAAGGCGGATTCCACTGTTTCGGAATTCATGCACGCTGCCGACGGCGTTACGACAATCGACTCGTCGGCCCTCACCATCGACCAAGTGGTCGATGCTATTCAATCTTTGATGTAAGGAACACACATGACTGAGAAGTACACGGAGTTCGAGGACGACGCACAGCGCGTCGAAATGTTGCGCTCGTTCCTGGACGATTACGAACTCGAGGAAGAAGATCAAGCGCTTCTTGAGCTCGCTGACTCCGACGAGATCGTCGAGCGCCCCGCCGGCTACCCGGTGATCGCGATCGTTGGCCGCCCGAACGTCGGCAAGTCCACGCTTGTCAACCGTATCGTTGGTAAGCGCGTGGCTGTGGTCCAAGACCGCCCAGGCGTCACCCGTGATCGCGTGCGTTACGACGCCGAGTGGAACGGAAAGAAGTTCACCCTGCTCGATACTGGTGGCTGGGAGCCCGATCTCGACGGCATCGATAAGTCAGTGGCGGACCAGTCCGAGCTCGCGATCCGCGAGGCCGACGTCGTCGTGCTCGTTGTGGACGCAACTGTGGGGGCAACAAACACAGAAGAGTTCATCATCGAGTTGCTGCGGCGATCGGGCAAGCCGATCGTTCTGGCTGCGAACAAGGTCGATGGCCCTCAGGGGGAATCTGACGCGGCGATGCTATGGTCGCTCGGCTTGGGAGAGCCGTTCCCTGTCTCCGCACTTCACGGGCGTGGAACCGGCGATCTTCTCGACGAAGTGACCCGCGTGATGCCGGAAAAGTCCGCGACCGCAACACTGCGCCCTGGTGTCGGGCCTCGCCGAATCGCTCTGGTTGGCCGTCCAAACGTCGGAAAATCGTCGCTACTGAACCAACTCGCGGGCGAGAACCGCGTCGTGGTCGATCCTCTTGCTGGCACCACTCGTGATCCTGTCGACGAAGTGGTCATGCTCGACGACCAGCCGTGGACGTTCGTGGATACAGCTGGCATCCGCCGTCGCGTGCACCTCACGCGCGGAGCCGATTACTACGCCTCTCTGCGCACGCAGAACGCGGTGGAGAAGGCCGAACTCGGCCTCGTCCTTATCGACGCTTCGGTTCCGCTCACTGAGCAGGATATCCGCGTGATGCAGCAGGTGATCGACGCCGGCCGCGCCATGGTTGTGATCGCCAACAAGTGGGATTTGGTCGACGACGAGCGCCGCTACGATCTTGATCGTGAGCTCGAAAAGGAACTCGTGCAGATGCCGTGGGTACGCCGTGTGAACCTGTCGGCAAAGACCGGCTGGCACACGAACCGCCTGACGACGGCGATGAACGAGGCACTCGAATCGTGGGATAAGCGCATCACTACGGGCAAGCTCAACTCATTCCTCGGGGAACTTTCTGCGGCTCACCCGCATCCCGTCCGCGGAGGGCGTCAGCCTCGCATCATGTTTGCCTCGCAGGTATCGAACCGCCCGCCGCGTTTCGTTCTCTTTGCCACGGGCTTCCTCGAGGCCTCCTATCGTCGTTTCATCGAGCGCAAACTTCGTGAGCGCTTCGGCTTCGAAGGCACGCCGATCGAAATTTCCGTGCGAGTGCGCGAACGCCGCAAGCGCAAGTAGCCCAGCACGATCACGAGACGGTCTGTGGGATGGAGATTTTCATCTCCATCCCACAGTTGCATCTGTGATGACAAATCCGCGTGCTAGCCTGGAAAACAGGCGACAATCCCGCCTGCGGACGAGGGAGCCGTACCCGCATCAGACCGACGGCCAGGAAGGATTGTCATGGCATGGATCATCTTGCTCGCCTCCGGTGTGATGGAGGCAGTGTGGGCGATCGCTCTGTCAAAATCGGAGGGGCTGAAAAAGCTCTGGCCCTCGGTGATATTCCTTGTGACGAACGTGCTGTCCCTGATCGGGCTCGCCGTTGCCATGAAACACCTGCCGACTGGCACGGCCTACGCAGCGTGGACTGCCACGGGCGCCTCCCTGACCGTTGTCTACGCGATGGTCAGTGGCGAAGAGAAAGCGACACTCGTGAGAATTGGAGTGCTACTCGCCCTAGTCGCGTGCGTCGTTGGCCTGAAGGTGGTGGCATAATGGCGTGGGTCATTCTGATTCTGTCAGGCGTTTTCGAAGCTGTCTGGGCTACTGCACTCGGAATGTCACACGGCTTCACGATCCTCGCTCCTACCATCGTTTTCCTCGTCGCAATGGCGATCTCGATGGTGGGACTTGGCTGGGCGCTCAAACGAATTCCAGTGGGCACGGCCTACGCGGTGTGGACTGGAATCGGTTCGGCACTCACAGTCATTTATGCGATGGCCTCGGGGAACGAGCCGTTCTCGGTTCTCAAGGCCGTCTTCATCACAGCGATCATCGCCTGCGTGGTGGCCTTGAAACTCATTAAGGATCCAGTCAGTGACAAGAAAGGACATGAGCGATAGTGTTCACGCAACGCCAGGTTTCCGGCAACAAGGGGAAGTTCTTCTCGGCGCCGCACACCTTTTTTCTTGTGGTGTTGTTCGCCGGTCTGGCGTTGCGGTTCGCAGGAACCCCGATTGTCTCTGCCGACATGAAGTGGTTCCTGCTCCCGTGGTTTTCGCAGATTGAGCCCGAGGGGTTCGGCTCGCTTGCACACCAGGTAGGCAACTACGGCCTGCTTTATCAAACCCTCATCGCGCTACTGACGTACATACCGTTGCCAGCAGTGTTCTTGTACAAGTTCGTCTCCGTCGTGTTCGACGTCGCCCTGGCGTTTTCGGCAGCGCTGATCGCGAGGCGCGTCACGGGAACTGGGTGGCGGGAGAAACCCGCACGCATGGCGTTTCTTGCGATCATGTTTCTCCCGCCCTTCGTCATCAACTCGGGCTGGTGGGGCCAGTGTGATTCCATGTACTCGCTCGCGGCGTTGTGGGCGCTCTATTTCCTTTACGAAAGGCGTTACCCGGCCACCGGCGTCGCGCTCGGGTTTGCCTTCGCACTCAAGTTGCAAACGATCTTCATCATGCCGCTTGTCGTGACAGTGTATGTGCTCCGGCGTCGGTGGCCGTTCCCTGAACTCATTTACGCCGCCGGCGTTTTCTGGGGTACCGGCGGGCTCGCGTACGCGTTTGGGCGTTCCCTGCTTGCCCCGCTCACCATCTACGCGGGCCAGACCGGTGACTTCCCGAAGATGGTCG contains the following coding sequences:
- a CDS encoding pseudouridine synthase, whose amino-acid sequence is MRQQDMHNPNGERLQKILAHAGVASRRAAEELIAEGRVEVNGQVIRQLGIRVDPTQVSIHVDGMPVQLDQSKLTVAVYKEPGVVSTMHDDQGRRTLAEYIQDRPERLFHVGRLDIDTEGLILLTNDGELAHRLTHPSYEIPKTYIARVEGTVTRGLGKVLEKGITLEDGPIHVDKFVLREAQRKNSIIEVTLHSGRNRIVRRMMEEVGHPVMELVRTQFGNIQVGHLKPGRYRQIAGSELGALMHMVGM
- a CDS encoding ParA family protein, yielding MSAEQIELFDNGEKDFPLPSELEAHGPARIIAMCNQKGGVGKTTTSINLAASLAGYGRKVLIVDFDPQGAASAGLGINANALDRTIYDELLSLKPDPYRIIQHTSVENLDILPANIELSAAEIQLINEVAREQALTRVLTPCLNDYDVVIVDCQPSLGLLTVNALTAAHGVIIPLEAEFFAMRGVALLVEQIQRVQDRLNPKLEIDGVLLTMVDTRTLHAREVIATIEAQFNEKVFDTKISRTVKFPDATIAAEPITSFAPNHPGSLAYKRLARELIARGASA
- the tkt gene encoding transketolase, with the protein product MSEFNWTERDQLAVEVGRGLTADAVQNVGNGHPGTAISLSGVAYTLFQKVMNFDPNDDQWLGRDRFVLSAGHSSLTLYNQLFLAGAGLELDDLKGLRQWGSLTPGHPEYGHTRGVETTTGPLGQGISNAVGMAMATRRIHGLLDPNTPLGDSPFDHYTFVIAGEGDLEEGVASEASSIAGTQKLGNLVVLYDENDITIEDNTSIAYTEDALARYAAYGWHTQTVDFRNNGNYHENLQAVFDAIEEAKKVTDRPSIIKLKTIIAWPSPNIQNSAGAHGNALGDEEIRGLKEKIGLNPDLTFQVPDGLLEYTRGQVAARAAAAHEVWDAKFEAWKNTNPEKFALYQRLLTRSLPEGWEKALPVFEPGQKIATRAASGKVLNALKDVLPELWGGSADLAGSNNTTMDGEPSFIPSERSSKKFPGNEFGRTLHFGIREHAMGSILNGITLEGLTRVYGGTFLVFADYMRPPVRLAALMKIPSIFVWTHDSVGVGEDGPTHQPVEHMWSYRAIPGLDMVRPADANETAWAWRGILENTSNPAGLVLTRQGVPVFERGEGQAHGDVLASAEGTLKGGYVLADADKLDVVLIATGSEVQLALEARAKLAQDGIGARVVSMPSVEWFNRQDAAYRESVIPTSVRARVSVEAGVTFGWASIVGDAGRSVGIDNFGASADGALLMEKFGMTAEHVVEAAKESIAAAK
- the xerD gene encoding site-specific tyrosine recombinase XerD, with translation MARQMEQYLTHLQVERSVSPHTLAAYRRDLDKYAAHVASRSISSFADVGEEDAASFVDYLRAELSLAVSSVARMVTAVRQFHTFLLDEGIAATNPTADLHPPKIGSRLPKAITVGEMAVLIEAASVGDTPVALRDRTLLEVLYGTGARISEAVALTADDISFESATIRLFGKGRKERILPLGKYALDSLEAYLVRGRPALATKGTGSTSLFLNTRGRPLSRQSAWGIIQQVAERAGVGHISPHTFRHSFATHLLQGGADVRVVQEMLGHASVTTTQIYTLVSADTLREVYASAHPRAWHE
- the scpB gene encoding SMC-Scp complex subunit ScpB; amino-acid sequence: MRESAQRKGALEAILMVASEPVPLKALAFAIDTPEGETLELLRQLQNEYASDSDAPRGFQIREVGGGWRFYSNPHYADVVAGFVTAGTSSRLSQPALETLAVIAYKQPVTRAQIAQIRGVEVDSVVRTLQTRGLVEQIGVAPATGAGLYGTSELFLEKMGMNSLEELAPLAPYLPGDDELEEIEKELP
- a CDS encoding glucose-6-phosphate dehydrogenase assembly protein OpcA, with product MYELKGTTSAYVSRWLEGQRTTDGSSSLTRVVTLVAVSPSEESVAEVINAVLEVSRAHPARIIVVLEDPDVAAGVAATQPNLDAQMILGDTAGLAEIVILRPSGGAGTDLGSLVMPLVLPDTPLIAWWPQDAPASPSQTSIGQVAQRRITHANSTANPRKALGTLAEHYSPGDTDLTWAGLTIWRGHLASLLDEPPHEQMTHARIVGNLNRGGAHLLGAWLELRLGVELELVHSESAGIDSVTLVRADGELAIERPAGSEHAVIRRPNRKDLEVTMPLRSSQAMLIEELRMMGEDREYREVLGQLQKRR
- a CDS encoding segregation and condensation protein A, producing MEQPSLLEESAGGFAVELDAFSGPFEVLLTLIARKRLDITEVALGAVTDEFLAFVAAQDEADLSQMSEFVVVAATLLDLKAARLLPKEDRDDDDNYELLEARDLLFAKLLQYRAFKEVAAVFAARLASQSLAYARDVPLEEYFRSLLPEVQLRATAADLARIVAGAFSRTPPIVRLDHLHDPLVPVETQVSYIRDRLIAGDRVSFASLCADAENIPTIVSRFMAVLEMLRDGEVRVEQEAALAALIITRVAPGKSKRGVVVSNSGPTDVGGGAEGSSAETHHTQHMEGAGDA
- the zwf gene encoding glucose-6-phosphate dehydrogenase translates to MSHWENPLVMPWDSRLERVAGPAGLVLFGLTGDLSKRKILPAIYDLAHRGLLPPSFTLIGVARPKKGIDDFTKMAEEAIRAGANTGIDERVLAQLMSGFRQVIGDYTSEETFAKLSEELARAETERGTGGNYAFYLAIPPKLFPHVLKELKAAGLDRHEDSGWRRVMIEKPFGHDLASSKELNDVVLDVFEPSEIFRIDHYLGKETVQNILALRFANELYEPLWNNAHIDHVEITMAEDIGVAGRGGYYDGVGAARDVIQNHLLQLLALTAMEEPTAFTPQALRMEKEKVLSATHFIGSVEESSVFAQYDAGWQGGDYVTSFRGEEGIADDSRTDTFAAFRLGINNRRWAGVPFYLRAGKRLGRRVTEIALTFRTPPFQFFSNEAMANVNANTLVIRIQPEEGVTFKFGSKVPGTQTMLRDVTMDFGYGHAFTEYTPEAYERLILDVLMGEEPLFPQQTELELSWALVDQATNYWEHTDREIPQYAPGSWGPQEAHDMLALDGRVWRRP